The Pelmatolapia mariae isolate MD_Pm_ZW unplaced genomic scaffold, Pm_UMD_F_2 NODE_ptg000395l+_length_22495_cov_1, whole genome shotgun sequence region GGTCCCTTGTAAGTTATAGGTGACCTGTATAAACCTCATATTCTATcagttgatggtgatggtgtaCTGCATCTGGTGCAGCCTCCTGTTGAGCCAGACCAACATGCAGTTGTGAGTACTCTTAATACTCCACAGATCATATGAGTTTACAGTAGAACAGCAATGTTGTTAATTGCATTactacaggaaaataatgaagaaacattGACAGCTGTTACAGAGGAGGAAGCAACAGAGACACTTTATGAAGTTTACATCTTACAATGGAAAATATAACAATTGAATAAAATGTGGTACTATAATAAAGCCATGGACTTTCTATGTCTCTAACAGAGTGATGATGGAAATGCAGAGGAAGAGGGTCCAGCCACTTCTCCAACAAACCTTTCCTCAGTAAGATGTTCAGCACTGATTTACAACCAACCTAAGTAGGCATGTACTATGAATGTCAATgctattttctgtgtttcaatAGCTCCCTGTAAAGCAGCTGTACAAGACCTATTTGatcaagaaaataaagaaatgtgacTTGGAAATGGAACACTTCAAGCAGCAGATCCAAAAGACCAAGATTGAGATTTTACTGCTGGAACATCAGTTAAGGGTGGGTGAAGTGGTCAGAGATGGACgaattatttcagtgtttgaacaACATAATAATATACTTATTAATACTTTGTGTAGAGGAAATACAGGCGACCAATAAAGCCAGTTGaacaaaaaatctgtttatttttctttcaacatGTTGAGGTGATGGGTCAAAGGAAATGATTGTGACATATGGTGTCTCTGACTGCTCCTCTATCTTGTATGTCCGTGGGAGGGTCAGGATGTTCATGGTTTGGATCACTGCTGATGTTTGGTTCAGAAGGACAGTGTTCTCCTCTAATTGTGGCAATGTTGTGAAGAATCACACATGCCACAATAATGTCACATGCCCTTTCTGGGGTGACCCTGAGTCTTTGAAGGCACTGGAACCGGGCCTTAAGCATTCCAATAGTCATTTCAACTCTGGCTCTTGTCCTGCAATGAGCCAGATTATATCGCTGCTGTGGGCCCGGTTCAGGGTCAGGGTAAGGGGTAAGCAAATAGGGTAAACATGGATACCTCCTATCACCAAGCAAGTAGCCAGTGAACTCTCCTAAGACAGAAGGATACACTTCAGTTCAAATGTCCCTGTAGCAATTggtctttatatattttaaagtatttcCAACTCACCATGTCCAAATTTTGTGCTCAGTGTAGATTCACGAAAAATTTGTGAGTCATGAACAGAGCCTGGCCACTTGGCTTCCACATTTGTGATAATGTTGGCAGCATCACATATGATCTTCACAGTGCAGAGAACACAAATTAGCATCCATTActataatgaaataatttgttagtttgaaatgctacagggaactatgtacctgtacattaatgctgtggaaagacttcctgttcacatagtctccttcatttactgaaggagcaatgattggaatgtgagtgccatctacacagccaatcacgcctgggaaccctgaaaataaatgtaaaatctaagtagtagttcaagtatcaccacatcatgaattaagttttgttcatcctgatacctgcaATTTTGTGGAATCCCTCTTTGATAAATCTTGTGGGTCTATGACCGgggaacaccacaaacgagtacaGGAGACGTTTCAGTGCAACTGTAACATTCCTGACTGCCCGACAGACAGTAGCCTTGGAAACGTGCTCAGCATCACCAATATTATACAGAAAGCTcccgtttgcaaaaaaacaaagtgcaatacaaataatatgtacagaactgagagaatgtccgcgatgtgtcacatgagcaatataaggcctgaggatgttattcaaataaattatagattgtgctgaaaaacagtaacgttcacacagaaaatcatcaggaaatgacAAAATGTCCAAACGCGCTATAATCACTCTCTCCCGGCGGAGAGCTCTGCGGAGAATTTGGGCTTCAACATCTACTGGCTCTTCAAGGAAGGGGCACGCCATGTCTGACACTTCCTACAGTCAGGTTTCTGACAAAGAGGCGGAGAAGGTCAGGGTTAGTTGAAGTAAACCTGCTAGGGGGCAGGTTAGCTTCACGGAGTGTGTCGTCATAGTAACTCACTCAGAATTAATCTAAACTCGCTTTGTGAAACCAAAAACCCAGAGTTTTCGTTAACTCAGGGTATACTTACTCAGAGTTTgcactaaaccggctttctgaaacagggcccagGAAACAAGTGCTGTACAACCCATATGTTTTAGAAAAACACATGCACTAAATacatgctctttttttcttcccttccctccctccctctccttccCCTTCCCTTCCCCCTCCTTCCTCTCCCCCTccttttttacataaaatataattacCATTATATAAAcgatcatatatatatatgtctgtaCATATACATTTAGATGCCTAAATAAGTATATACGAAGgaggggagagaagaagaaaaaacaaacaaaaacaaacaaaaacaaaaaacaaaacaaaaacaacaacaaaaaaacaacaacctcccTCCCCCCCTGAAAAGAACAATACACCTGCTCAAACCAATGTATATAATCTTAAAGCCGATATGGGAGGAGGCCATCCCTCCCAGATTTACTTATTAAAGTAGTCTATAAAGGGTTGCCAAATTTGGTAAAACTGTTTAACGTTATCTCTcaatgaaaatttaattttCTCCAACTGTAAATGATACATTGTGTCTCTTAATAAAGCAGAGTgagtggggggggggctttatttt contains the following coding sequences:
- the LOC134623101 gene encoding putative nuclease HARBI1, which encodes MACPFLEEPVDVEAQILRRALRRERVIIARLDILSFPDDFLCERYCFSAQSIIYLNNILRPYIAHVTHRGHSLSSVHIICIALCFFANGSFLYNIGDAEHVSKATVCRAVRNVTVALKRLLYSFVVFPGHRPTRFIKEGFHKIAGFPGVIGCVDGTHIPIIAPSVNEGDYVNRKSFHSINVQIICDAANIITNVEAKWPGSVHDSQIFRESTLSTKFGHGEFTGYLLGDRRYPCLPYLLTPYPDPEPGPQQRYNLAHCRTRARVEMTIGMLKARFQCLQRLRVTPERACDIIVACVILHNIATIRGEHCPSEPNISSDPNHEHPDPPTDIQDRGAVRDTICHNHFL